One window from the genome of Longimicrobium terrae encodes:
- a CDS encoding RES family NAD+ phosphorylase, translating to MVIALPSKPPIVRIPSSRPLWRVHLAKLGALWYSVGRSNRFDDPAAEFGVLYVGESPEVAVLETLVRGSAQCVVDVREWNARAVSRIHLATDLNLLQFEGNRLPAFGIGAERAHAATYDECRALAAAVHASLPDVDGIQFRSRWDPSQLCWAVFGRATEKVKGADAPIPLRGSRLGDSILDNCEIQLV from the coding sequence ATGGTGATCGCCCTGCCCTCGAAGCCGCCCATCGTGCGGATTCCGTCGTCCCGCCCGCTCTGGCGGGTACACCTTGCCAAGCTGGGTGCGCTCTGGTACAGCGTGGGCAGGAGCAATCGCTTTGACGATCCCGCCGCCGAGTTCGGGGTGTTGTATGTGGGGGAGAGCCCGGAGGTTGCCGTTCTGGAAACACTCGTCCGCGGCTCGGCCCAATGCGTCGTCGATGTTCGGGAGTGGAACGCGCGGGCTGTTTCGCGAATCCACCTTGCGACCGATCTTAACCTTCTCCAGTTCGAAGGAAACCGCCTGCCGGCATTTGGGATTGGGGCGGAGCGGGCACATGCAGCCACATATGACGAGTGCCGAGCATTGGCTGCGGCTGTGCACGCCTCCCTGCCCGACGTGGACGGAATTCAGTTCCGCTCACGGTGGGATCCGAGTCAGCTGTGCTGGGCCGTGTTCGGCCGCGCGACGGAGAAGGTGAAGGGAGCGGATGCACCCATTCCGCTGCGAGGAAGCAGACTTGGTGATTCCATCCTGGACAACTGCGAGATTCAGCTGGTCTGA